In a genomic window of Aggregatimonas sangjinii:
- the hemF gene encoding oxygen-dependent coproporphyrinogen oxidase — MKDIFFAYIQNLQDRITSALEEVDGKALFREDNWVRPEGGGGRSRIIENGAVFEKGGVNISAVHGELPQSMQTYFGVQDADFFACGLSLVLHPTNPMVPTVHANWRYFEMYDKKGGIVDQWFGGGQDLTPYYLFDEDAVHFHTICKQACDTHNLSFYPTYKKKCDAYFWNTHRNEARGIGGLFFDYCKVTDEMSMQDWYAFVSAVGDSFLDAYIPIVRKRAHLAYLPEQRDWQEIRRGRYVEFNLVHDKGTLFGLKTNGRIESILMSLPPHVQWVYDHSPPEGSEEERLLQVLRSPKDWI; from the coding sequence ATGAAAGATATTTTCTTTGCCTATATCCAAAACCTACAAGATCGAATCACCTCAGCGCTGGAAGAAGTTGATGGAAAAGCGCTCTTTCGTGAAGACAATTGGGTTCGTCCCGAAGGTGGTGGCGGACGATCCCGCATAATAGAGAACGGGGCTGTTTTTGAAAAAGGTGGTGTGAATATTTCAGCGGTTCACGGAGAGCTTCCTCAAAGCATGCAAACTTATTTCGGGGTGCAAGATGCCGACTTCTTCGCCTGTGGACTCAGCCTTGTGCTACATCCCACCAATCCAATGGTACCCACGGTACATGCCAATTGGCGCTATTTTGAGATGTACGATAAAAAAGGTGGGATAGTGGATCAATGGTTCGGCGGTGGGCAAGACCTTACCCCGTATTATCTTTTTGATGAAGATGCAGTTCATTTTCATACGATATGCAAACAGGCCTGTGACACGCATAATTTATCTTTCTACCCTACGTATAAAAAAAAATGTGACGCTTATTTTTGGAACACGCACCGGAACGAGGCTAGAGGTATCGGAGGTCTGTTTTTCGATTATTGCAAGGTCACCGACGAAATGAGTATGCAGGATTGGTATGCTTTTGTATCAGCAGTAGGGGATAGTTTTTTAGACGCCTATATCCCGATAGTTCGAAAAAGGGCTCATCTGGCCTATTTACCGGAACAACGCGACTGGCAGGAGATTCGGAGGGGTCGCTATGTAGAATTCAATCTTGTTCACGACAAAGGCACCTTGTTCGGCCTCAAGACAAATGGCCGTATCGAGAGTATTCTGATGAGTCTGCCGCCGCATGTGCAATGGGTATATGACCACAGTCCACCGGAAGGTAGTGAAGAGGAACGGTTATTACAGGTACTTAGAAGTCCGAAAGATTGGATCTAA
- a CDS encoding DUF3829 domain-containing protein, with product MGYKTIILSAFLVMTFLSCKDSAKNNDPNSAEALSAVTTTYDNIYENPAYIEVYNEYVTYLNDITSSYDASQTYYFNAFPDDYPENLKGSPSLVTISDYPDDHLERALRADLKIESLEKPAQTVNEYILTLRRLMNHADGYYERQEYLDDAAKRGKSLHDSIVPAFFNLNEAVGEFRDQITAIEQKMTAVELENYKNEGLNLRYSLLKIITIARETRAFTQVETMDEYANLELKNVVDVRKRLSENIQELEKSASDKSQFTREFGSNSTAEGYYNFGFKRASNDLVKHLRSLEQRLKTDDFEPEIPNNTPSGIQSMMIKQFYNGDGMPQMIMETEGKLIEAYNDIIN from the coding sequence ATGGGATACAAAACAATCATACTGAGTGCCTTTCTAGTCATGACCTTCCTTAGCTGCAAGGATAGTGCTAAAAATAACGACCCTAATAGCGCCGAAGCCCTATCGGCAGTAACTACCACCTATGACAATATTTATGAGAATCCTGCCTATATTGAAGTCTATAACGAATATGTTACGTACCTGAACGATATTACGTCGAGTTATGATGCCTCACAAACCTATTATTTCAATGCGTTCCCGGACGATTATCCTGAAAATTTAAAAGGGAGCCCCAGTTTGGTGACCATTAGCGATTACCCCGATGACCATCTGGAAAGGGCCTTGAGGGCGGATTTGAAAATCGAGTCCCTTGAAAAACCTGCACAAACGGTAAACGAGTACATTTTGACTTTGAGAAGACTCATGAACCATGCAGATGGTTACTATGAACGGCAAGAATATTTAGATGATGCTGCCAAGCGCGGAAAAAGTCTGCACGATAGTATTGTACCGGCTTTTTTTAATTTAAATGAAGCGGTTGGCGAATTTCGAGATCAAATTACGGCTATCGAGCAAAAAATGACGGCTGTTGAGCTTGAGAATTATAAGAATGAGGGGCTAAATCTTCGTTATTCACTTTTGAAGATAATTACCATAGCAAGAGAAACAAGAGCATTCACCCAAGTGGAGACTATGGATGAGTATGCCAATTTGGAGCTAAAGAATGTTGTGGATGTTCGAAAGCGCTTATCGGAAAATATACAGGAACTTGAAAAATCAGCATCGGACAAGTCGCAATTTACGAGGGAATTTGGCTCCAATTCTACCGCCGAAGGCTATTATAATTTTGGCTTTAAGAGGGCAAGCAATGATTTGGTAAAACATCTTCGAAGCTTAGAGCAGCGTTTAAAGACCGATGACTTTGAACCAGAAATTCCCAACAATACACCATCAGGTATACAAAGCATGATGATAAAGCAATTTTACAACGGCGACGGAATGCCTCAAATGATTATGGAAACCGAAGGAAAACTTATCGAGGCTTACAACGATATAATTAATTGA
- a CDS encoding DEAD/DEAH box helicase family protein: protein MIELDKKLKFKFTWRSYQEQFLSRFESHIQDDHLHIVAPPGSGKTILGLEMLLRVAKPSLVLSPTLTIRNQWKSRLESFFLTDSDWEEYTLDLKNPSFLTFSTYQSLHALDKSMTENQESLLKYIEKHGIRTLVLDEAHHLKNTWWTSLFKLKQLEHLTVISLTATPPYDSTAQELNKYFELCGPLDDEIAVPDLIANGDLCPHQDFVYFSQPDEAQIKYIVSYREQIIAFTNALVANERFKSMLLEHPIYARSEENLELLYEHPEFFSSVLIFLKASGHVVDRRKLKFLGFEGGKIEFPNLSYEWMEILLQQLLVDQREALMEHEELLFDIERQLARIGVFSKKRVNFIGDEQLYRTLANSPSKLKSISEILKHEKDCLEEKLKAVILTDFIRKEYLDFKGTDTAELKRLGVASIFQYLRIKGHSKKDIAVLTGSLVILHRSALNDFELQTNSSNFNAVPLPSDEEFVLINSFGNVKNSIVDSITRLFQKGIIKVLIGTKALLGEGWDAPAINTLVLASYVGSFVSSNQMRGRAIRIDGEAPDKTGNIWHLACLDPTAADGGKDWEKLNRRFEAFSGVSLSGTPYIENGLERLQIPTHFDADVSLDGLNAQMVHVAKQREALKTRWFDAISKGSVLVREVKIPYLDKVPFKEAKRLRWGSASKYLLVEVVVGAGLFFPEFLAKHIGTLVTKGVLQFAYLFLAGIFIALAPKTYKAIKLYFLFGNTYGKTKKIGAALLEILYRTKRLHTPFDAVSVETEQQLNGTFVCYLKGATNAESSMFVHLLAEILAPVENPRYLLVYTHWIKRHWGLRNYYVVPEQFGKRKKDAQLFHHCWKNHVDSSRLLYTRSLKGRRALLKARLSHIVYQFKEVSKKAITWK from the coding sequence TTGATCGAGCTCGATAAAAAACTGAAGTTTAAATTCACTTGGCGTAGCTATCAGGAACAATTTCTAAGTCGTTTTGAAAGTCATATACAGGACGATCACCTTCATATTGTGGCCCCACCGGGGTCGGGCAAGACTATTTTGGGATTGGAAATGTTGCTAAGGGTCGCGAAACCTAGCTTGGTGCTTTCGCCAACTTTGACCATACGCAACCAATGGAAAAGCCGCTTGGAATCTTTTTTTCTAACGGATAGCGATTGGGAGGAATATACCCTTGATCTAAAGAATCCGTCTTTTCTCACCTTTTCTACCTATCAATCTTTGCATGCCTTGGATAAATCCATGACCGAAAATCAAGAATCACTCCTGAAATATATAGAGAAGCACGGGATTCGGACCCTTGTTCTAGATGAAGCCCATCACCTAAAAAATACCTGGTGGACCAGCCTTTTCAAGCTAAAGCAATTAGAGCACTTGACGGTGATTTCGCTTACCGCCACCCCACCTTATGATAGTACGGCACAAGAACTGAACAAATATTTCGAGCTTTGCGGGCCATTGGATGATGAAATTGCGGTACCGGATCTCATCGCAAATGGAGACCTTTGTCCGCACCAAGACTTTGTATATTTCTCACAACCCGATGAGGCGCAAATAAAATATATCGTCTCCTATCGGGAACAGATCATCGCCTTTACCAATGCCCTAGTTGCCAATGAACGGTTCAAAAGTATGCTACTGGAGCATCCCATTTATGCCCGATCGGAAGAAAATTTGGAACTACTGTATGAGCATCCGGAATTTTTCTCTTCCGTATTGATTTTTCTAAAGGCAAGTGGGCATGTAGTCGACAGAAGAAAATTGAAATTTTTAGGGTTTGAGGGAGGTAAGATCGAATTCCCGAATTTGAGCTATGAGTGGATGGAGATATTATTACAGCAACTGCTCGTTGACCAAAGGGAAGCCTTAATGGAACATGAAGAACTGCTTTTCGATATCGAAAGGCAATTGGCTCGAATAGGGGTTTTCAGTAAAAAGAGGGTCAACTTTATTGGGGACGAACAGCTGTACCGAACCCTTGCCAATAGCCCATCAAAGCTGAAGAGTATATCGGAAATCCTAAAGCACGAAAAGGATTGTTTGGAGGAAAAGCTTAAAGCGGTCATACTCACCGATTTTATACGAAAAGAGTACTTGGATTTTAAGGGAACGGATACTGCCGAATTAAAGAGATTGGGGGTGGCATCGATTTTTCAGTATCTGAGAATAAAAGGGCATTCAAAAAAAGATATCGCCGTACTGACGGGGTCGCTTGTTATCCTGCATAGGAGTGCACTGAATGATTTTGAACTACAGACAAACAGTTCAAATTTTAATGCGGTACCCTTACCATCCGATGAAGAATTTGTTCTGATCAATTCTTTCGGGAACGTCAAGAACAGCATTGTAGATAGTATCACCAGACTATTTCAAAAAGGGATTATCAAGGTGCTCATCGGTACAAAAGCGCTACTCGGCGAAGGTTGGGATGCTCCGGCGATCAATACCTTGGTTTTGGCATCTTATGTAGGTTCTTTTGTTTCATCTAACCAAATGCGCGGGCGCGCCATTCGCATCGATGGCGAGGCCCCTGATAAGACAGGAAATATTTGGCATTTGGCATGTCTTGATCCCACCGCGGCGGATGGTGGTAAGGATTGGGAAAAATTGAATCGACGTTTTGAAGCGTTTTCCGGAGTATCCCTTTCGGGCACGCCCTATATTGAAAATGGTTTGGAGCGCCTTCAGATTCCCACTCATTTTGATGCCGATGTATCCCTAGATGGATTAAATGCACAGATGGTTCATGTAGCGAAGCAGAGGGAAGCATTGAAAACGCGTTGGTTCGATGCGATTTCAAAAGGAAGCGTGCTCGTCCGGGAAGTGAAAATCCCTTACCTCGATAAAGTACCGTTCAAGGAAGCCAAAAGATTGCGCTGGGGAAGTGCTTCAAAATATTTGTTGGTCGAAGTAGTTGTAGGAGCGGGATTGTTTTTCCCCGAATTTTTGGCAAAGCATATCGGAACACTGGTTACGAAGGGGGTATTGCAATTTGCATATCTTTTCTTGGCGGGGATTTTTATCGCGCTGGCTCCGAAAACCTATAAGGCGATCAAATTGTATTTCCTCTTTGGCAATACCTATGGGAAAACCAAAAAGATAGGGGCCGCTTTATTGGAAATACTGTATAGAACGAAACGATTACATACTCCTTTTGATGCTGTTTCTGTCGAAACGGAGCAGCAATTGAACGGAACTTTCGTTTGTTATCTGAAAGGCGCTACCAATGCTGAAAGTAGTATGTTCGTTCATCTTTTGGCCGAAATATTGGCACCAGTTGAAAATCCGAGATATCTATTGGTCTATACACATTGGATCAAAAGACATTGGGGACTCCGAAATTACTATGTGGTGCCGGAGCAATTCGGTAAACGCAAGAAGGACGCCCAACTTTTTCACCATTGCTGGAAAAACCATGTAGATTCTTCAAGACTTTTGTACACCCGTTCTTTGAAAGGCAGAAGAGCACTTTTAAAAGCCAGATTATCGCATATCGTATACCAATTCAAGGAGGTGTCCAAGAAGGCGATCACTTGGAAGTAG
- the hemB gene encoding porphobilinogen synthase: MYPLRRNRRLRTNDAIRHLVRETILTPSDFLVPLFVVEGKGIKEEIASMPDYYRLSLDNLEKEVKELWQMGLCAVLLFVKVPDNLKDNKGTEALNSNGLMQLAIKTVKNACPEMLVMTDVALDPYSSLGHDGIVQDGEVINDDTVEVLAEMSVSHAMAGADFVAPSDMMDGRILSIREALEDEGLVNTGIMSYSAKYASAFYGPFRDALDSAPVDMKNVPKDKKTYQMDSANRFEAITETQADIDEGADIVMIKPGLCYLDIVREIRNEVDVPIAVYQVSGEYAMLKAAAEKGWLDHDSVMMEQLISIKRAGANIIASYFAKDAVKLMG, encoded by the coding sequence ATGTATCCCTTAAGAAGAAACCGCAGACTAAGAACTAACGACGCCATACGCCATTTAGTGCGCGAGACCATTTTGACCCCAAGTGATTTTTTGGTACCCTTGTTCGTGGTCGAAGGCAAGGGGATAAAAGAGGAAATCGCATCAATGCCCGATTACTACCGATTGAGCTTGGACAATCTCGAAAAAGAAGTGAAAGAGCTTTGGCAGATGGGGCTCTGCGCCGTGTTGCTTTTCGTAAAGGTTCCGGACAATTTAAAGGATAATAAAGGTACCGAAGCCCTTAATTCGAACGGACTCATGCAATTGGCCATAAAAACGGTAAAAAATGCATGTCCGGAAATGTTGGTCATGACCGATGTGGCCCTCGACCCCTACTCCTCGCTTGGTCACGATGGTATCGTTCAGGATGGGGAGGTCATAAATGACGATACGGTGGAGGTATTGGCCGAAATGAGCGTTTCACATGCCATGGCCGGAGCCGATTTTGTCGCCCCAAGCGATATGATGGACGGGCGCATTCTAAGTATTCGGGAAGCATTGGAGGATGAAGGCCTCGTAAACACCGGTATTATGAGCTATAGCGCAAAGTACGCCAGTGCCTTTTATGGCCCTTTTCGGGATGCATTGGATTCCGCTCCCGTTGATATGAAAAACGTACCTAAAGACAAAAAAACGTATCAAATGGACTCCGCAAACCGTTTTGAGGCCATTACCGAAACACAGGCCGATATCGATGAGGGGGCAGACATTGTTATGATAAAACCCGGACTTTGCTATTTGGATATCGTGCGCGAGATACGCAACGAGGTAGACGTACCCATTGCCGTGTATCAAGTCAGTGGCGAATATGCCATGCTCAAAGCTGCCGCAGAAAAAGGTTGGCTGGATCATGATAGCGTAATGATGGAGCAATTGATTTCCATCAAAAGGGCCGGTGCGAATATCATTGCGAGCTACTTTGCAAAGGATGCGGTAAAATTAATGGGATAA